The Prionailurus bengalensis isolate Pbe53 chromosome D2, Fcat_Pben_1.1_paternal_pri, whole genome shotgun sequence genome window below encodes:
- the WBP1L gene encoding WW domain binding protein 1-like isoform X2: MPFLLGLRQDKETCVGTNNQSYICDTGHCCGQSQCCNYYYELWWFWLVWTIIIILSCCCVCHHRRAKHRLQAQQRQHEINLIAYREAHNYSALPFYFRFLPNYLLPPYEEVVNRPPTPPPPYSAFQLQQQQQLPAQCGPTGGSPPGADPTRGPQGAQSSPLSGPSRSSTRPPSIADPEPSDVPASTAATKAPGMEPSGSVAGLGELDPGAFLDKDSDCKEELLRDHSSEQGSALPDSKDKTPGRHRRFTGDSGIEVCVCNRGHHDDDLKEFNTLIDDALDGPLDFCDSCHVRPPGDEEEGLCQPSEEQAREPGHPHLPRPPACLLLNTINEQDSPNSQSSSSPS, from the exons gataaGGAAACCTGTGTGGGTACCAACAATCAAAGCTACATCTGTGACACAGGACACTGCTGTGGACAGTCTCAGTGCTGCAACTACTACTATGAACTCTGGT ggttcTGGCTGGTGTggaccatcatcatcatcctgaGCTGCTGCTGTGTGTGCCACCACCGCCGAGCCAAGCATCGCCTTCAGGCCCAGCAGCGGCAGCATGAAATCAACCTGATCGCCTACCGAGAGGCCCACAATTACTCAGCGCTGCCATTTTATTTCA GGTTTTTGCCAAACTATTTACTACCTCCTTATGAGGAAGTGGTGAACCGACCTCCGACTCCTCCCCCACCGTACAGTGCCTTCCAgctacagcagcagcagcagctgcctGCGCAGTGTGGCCCCACAGGCGGCAGCCCCCCGGGCGCCGATCCCACCAGGGGCCCCCAGGGGGCGCAGAGCAGCCCCTTGTCGGGGCCCAGCAGAAGCAGCACGAGACCCCCGAGCATCGCTGACCCTGAGCCCTCCGACGTGCCAGCCAGCACAGCAGCCACCAAAGCccctgggatggagcccagtgGCTCTGTGGCCGGCCTGGGGGAGCTGGACCCTGGGGCCTTCCTGGACAAAGATTCCGACTGTAAAGAGGAGCTGCTGAGAGATCACAGCTCCGAGCAAGGCAGCGCCCTCCCCGATAGCAAAGACAAGACTCCCGGCCGACATCGCCGCTTCACGGGTGACTCGGGcattgaggtgtgtgtgtgcaaccGGGGCCACCATGACGATGACCTCAAAGAGTTCAACACGCTCATTGATGACGCTCTGGATGGGCCCCTGGACTTCTGTGACAGCTGCCACGTGCGGCCCCCCGGCGACGAGGAGGAAGGGCTCTGCCAGCCCTCCGAGGAGCAGGCCCGAGAGCCCGGGCACCCCCACCTGCCACGGCCGCCCGCGTGCCTGCTGCTGAACACCATCAATGAGCAGGACTCCCCAAACTCGCAGAGCAGCAGCTCCCCCAGCTAG
- the WBP1L gene encoding WW domain binding protein 1-like isoform X1: MERRRLLGGMALLLLQALPSPLSARAEPPQDKETCVGTNNQSYICDTGHCCGQSQCCNYYYELWWFWLVWTIIIILSCCCVCHHRRAKHRLQAQQRQHEINLIAYREAHNYSALPFYFRFLPNYLLPPYEEVVNRPPTPPPPYSAFQLQQQQQLPAQCGPTGGSPPGADPTRGPQGAQSSPLSGPSRSSTRPPSIADPEPSDVPASTAATKAPGMEPSGSVAGLGELDPGAFLDKDSDCKEELLRDHSSEQGSALPDSKDKTPGRHRRFTGDSGIEVCVCNRGHHDDDLKEFNTLIDDALDGPLDFCDSCHVRPPGDEEEGLCQPSEEQAREPGHPHLPRPPACLLLNTINEQDSPNSQSSSSPS; the protein is encoded by the exons gataaGGAAACCTGTGTGGGTACCAACAATCAAAGCTACATCTGTGACACAGGACACTGCTGTGGACAGTCTCAGTGCTGCAACTACTACTATGAACTCTGGT ggttcTGGCTGGTGTggaccatcatcatcatcctgaGCTGCTGCTGTGTGTGCCACCACCGCCGAGCCAAGCATCGCCTTCAGGCCCAGCAGCGGCAGCATGAAATCAACCTGATCGCCTACCGAGAGGCCCACAATTACTCAGCGCTGCCATTTTATTTCA GGTTTTTGCCAAACTATTTACTACCTCCTTATGAGGAAGTGGTGAACCGACCTCCGACTCCTCCCCCACCGTACAGTGCCTTCCAgctacagcagcagcagcagctgcctGCGCAGTGTGGCCCCACAGGCGGCAGCCCCCCGGGCGCCGATCCCACCAGGGGCCCCCAGGGGGCGCAGAGCAGCCCCTTGTCGGGGCCCAGCAGAAGCAGCACGAGACCCCCGAGCATCGCTGACCCTGAGCCCTCCGACGTGCCAGCCAGCACAGCAGCCACCAAAGCccctgggatggagcccagtgGCTCTGTGGCCGGCCTGGGGGAGCTGGACCCTGGGGCCTTCCTGGACAAAGATTCCGACTGTAAAGAGGAGCTGCTGAGAGATCACAGCTCCGAGCAAGGCAGCGCCCTCCCCGATAGCAAAGACAAGACTCCCGGCCGACATCGCCGCTTCACGGGTGACTCGGGcattgaggtgtgtgtgtgcaaccGGGGCCACCATGACGATGACCTCAAAGAGTTCAACACGCTCATTGATGACGCTCTGGATGGGCCCCTGGACTTCTGTGACAGCTGCCACGTGCGGCCCCCCGGCGACGAGGAGGAAGGGCTCTGCCAGCCCTCCGAGGAGCAGGCCCGAGAGCCCGGGCACCCCCACCTGCCACGGCCGCCCGCGTGCCTGCTGCTGAACACCATCAATGAGCAGGACTCCCCAAACTCGCAGAGCAGCAGCTCCCCCAGCTAG
- the LOC122493194 gene encoding steroid 17-alpha-hydroxylase/17,20 lyase, whose protein sequence is MWELLVFLLFTLAYFLWPKAKCPGAKYPKSLPSLPLVGSLLFLPRSGHPHMNFFKLQKKYGPIYSFRLGTKTTVMVGDHQLAKEVLVKKGKEFSGRPHVVTLDILSDNQKGIAFADHGASWQMHRKLALATFALFKDGDQRLEKIICREISLLCDNLAMQDGQSIDLYFPLFLAVTNIICLICFNSSFKNGDPALKIIQNYNEGILNTLGKDNLVDIFPALKIFPNKTLEKMKNYVKNRDELLSEILEKHKENFSNDSITNMLDVLIQARMNSDNNSAASDQDSKLLSDKHILTTIGDIFGAGVETTTSVVRWTVAFLLHHPQLYKKLQEEIDQNIGFSRTPTMSDRNQLILLEATIREVLRIRPVAPTLIPHKAIMDSSIGEFAVDKGTNVIINLWALHHNEKEWYRPDQFMPERFLDPTRSQLISPSLSYLPFGAGPRSCLGESLARQEVFLFMAWLLQRFDLEVPDDGQLPHLEGNPTVVFLIEPFKVKVKVRQAWREAQDEGSTYRLT, encoded by the exons ATGTGGGAGCTCTTGGTTTTCTTGCTGTTCACCCTAGCCTATTTCTTGTGGCCCAAGGCAAAGTGCCCTGGTGCCAAGTATCCCAAGAGCCTCCCATCCCTGCCCTTGGTGGGCAGCCTGCTATTCCTCCCCAGAAGTGGTCATCCGCACATGAACTTCTTCAAGCTGCAGAAAAAATACGGCCCCATCTATTCCTTTCGTCTGGGGACCAAGACTACAGTGATGGTCGGCGACCACCAGCTGGCCAAGGAGGTGCTTGTCAAGAAGGGCAAGGAATTCTCTGGGCGGCCCCATGTG GTGACTCTGGATATCCTGTCTGACAACCAAAAGGGCATTGCCTTTGCCGACCATGGTGCCAGCTGGCAGATGCACAGGAAGCTGGCACTGGCCACCTTTGCCCTGTTCAAGGATGGCGACCAAAGGCTAGAGAAGATCA tTTGTCGGGAAATCAGTTTATTGTGTGATAACCTGGCCATGCAGGATGGACAGTCCATAGATTTGtacttccctctcttcctggcGGTGACCAACATCATCTGCTTGATCTGCTTCAACTCCTCCTTCAAGAACGGAGATCCTGCTCTGAAAATCATACAGAATTACAATGAAGGCATCTTGAATACTTTGGGAAAGGACAATTTGGTAGACATATTCCCCGCGTTGAAG ATTTTCCCCAACAAAACcttggaaaaaatgaagaattatgtTAAAAACCGAGATGAGTTGCTGAGTGAAATCCTTGAAAAACATAAG GAGAACTTCAGCAATGACTCTATCACCAACATGCTGGATGTACTGATCCAAGCCAGGATGAACTCAGACAATAACAGTGCTGCCTCAGACCAGGATTCGAAGCTGCTTTCGGATAAACACATCCTTACCACCATAGGGGACATCTTTGGGGCTGGTGTGGAGACCACCACATCCGTGGTGAGGTGGACTGTGGCCTTCCTGTTACACCATCCTCAG TTGTATAAGAAGCTCCAGGAGGAGATTGACCAGAATATAGGTTTCAGCCGCACACCAACTATGAGTGACCGGAATCAACTCATCTTGCTAGAGGCCACCATCCGAGAGGTGCTTCGCATCCGGCCTGTGGCCCCTACGCTCATCCCCCACAAGGCTATCATGGATTCCAG CATTGGCGAGTTTGCTGTCGACAAGGGCACAAATGTTATCATCAATTTGTGGGCACTGCATCACAATGAGAAGGAGTGGTACCGGCCCGACCAGTTCATGCCCG AACGCTTCTTGGACCCCACGAGGAGTCAGCTCATCTCGCCATCATTAAGTTACCTGCCCTTTGGAGCAGGACCCCGCTCCTGCCTAGGTGAGAGCCTGGCCCGCCAGGAGGTCTTCCTCTTCATGGCCTGGTTGTTGCAGAGGTTCGACCTGGAGGTCCCGGATGATGGGCAGCTGCCCCACCTGGAAGGCAACCCCACGGTGGTCTTTTTGATTGAGCCTTTCAAAGTGAAGGTGAAGGTACGCCAGGCCTGGAGGGAAGCCCAGGATGAGGGTAGCACCTACAGGCTGACCTAG